From one Mytilus galloprovincialis chromosome 13, xbMytGall1.hap1.1, whole genome shotgun sequence genomic stretch:
- the LOC143057522 gene encoding uncharacterized protein LOC143057522 gives MDPNFSYKEFMAGKGLSTDNTLSANDRTDLMETLGLTDFLNTDQCSIVGWINECNQSLAVLPNNTEPVGCHIGDTCNEVDCCITPEKIGQSFKTSINIEPCLFKLTVAIEQLQFSKWLFDYEWGYPVQVWLFGFVQMEFRIVDLTAEEQYLIDLTLSVCMEADSSLPCEISVQIFNQYKLPKQKCDWNTGFLISNFSLQNWLIESDFPNVSPLPAYTVKQLLFDLNVGSYQLDPPCQMNKTAYQNGWKNGLTRYVTDDTCNISMNEVDVNGWKKDTVLPNITSNPLVCHLKSSCTDISCCLNLDFIGKTIEVHLGINQDLQLLEIGVGRHQFRDSLLGFDFGVEHQFRLLNVFRVRYNIYESVNEYLVTMEVSVCWESYKPCAWTTFILKNARLPKQPRNLQNDFRVTDFDFLDWTSGRNIDSRNLSSLELLRLYNDLDIESYFSNECENSNLLSDSWNSGMI, from the exons ATTTTTCATACAAGGAGTTTATGGCAGGAAAAGGTTTATCAACTGACAATACACTTAGTGCGAATGATAGGACAGACCTAATGGAAACACTTGGTTTAACAGACTTTTTAAATACAGACCAATGCAGTATAGTTGGTTGGATAAATG AGTGTAATCAATCTTTGGCAGTTTTACCCAACAACACAGAACCAGTAGGATGTCATATAGGTGATACATGTAATGAAGTAGACTGCTGTATAACTCCAGAAAAAATTGGACAATCATTTAAAACGTCAATTAACATAGAACCATGTCTCTTCAAGCTGACTGTTGCCATTGAACAACTACAGTTCAGTAAATGGTTGTTTGACTATGAATGGGGATACCCTGTCCAAGTCTGGCTGTTTGGATTTGTCCAAATGGA GTTTAGAATAGTGGATCTAACAGCAGAAGAACAGTATCTCATTGATTTAACACTGAGTGTTTGCATGGAAGCTGACAGTTCATTGCCTTGTGAAATCTCAGTCCAGATTTTTAACCAATATAAACTGCCAAAACAAAAATGTGATTGGAATACAGGTTTCCTTATTAGCA ATTTTTCTCTACAAAATTGGTTGATTGAGAGCGATTTTCCAAATGTCTCACCTTTGCCTGCTTACACAGTTAAACAATTGCTCTTTGACCTGAATGTAGGTTCTTATCAACTAGATCCTCCTTGTCAGATGAATAAAACAGCATATCAGAATGGATGGAAGAATG GGTTGACAAGATATGTTACTGATGATACTTGTAATATTAGCATGAATGAAGTTGATGTCAATGGTTGGAAAAAAG ATACAGTTTtaccaaatataacatcaaatccACTTGTTTGCCACCTTAAAAGCAGCTGCACAGATATATCTTGCTGTTTGAATCTGGATTTCATTGGAAAAACCATTGAGGTGCATCTGGGAATTAACCAGGATTTGCAGTTACTTGAGATTGGAGTAGGAAGGCATCAATTTAGGGACTCCTTGCTAGGATTTGACTTTG GCGTTGAACATCAATTCAGATTGCTCAATGTGTTTAGAGTGAG atataatatatatgaatCAGTGAATGAATACTTGGTGACAATGGAGGTTTCTGTATGTTGGGAGAGTTACAAACCATGTGCCTGGACTACTTTTATACTAAAGAATGCAAGACTTCCTAAACAACCTAGAAATTTGCAGAATGATTTCAGAGTTACAG ATTTTGACTTTTTGGATTGGACTTCTGGAAGAAATATTGATTCTAGAAATTTAAGTAGCCTTGAACTTCTTAGATTGTACAATGATTTGGACATTGAGAGTTATTTCTCAAATGAATGTGAAAATAGCAATTTGCTCTCAGACAGCTGGAACTCTGGTATGATTTAG